A genomic segment from Lutibacter sp. A80 encodes:
- the aldA gene encoding aldehyde dehydrogenase codes for MSQIKEYQLFINGKWRTSTSGQTIDIISPSTEEVVARVQNGTAEEALETLQLADKAQKEWKKLPARSRAELLYKLAQEIKANSDYLAELLVKEQGKLLKVAKGEVAVTASFIEYACEGARRIEGDIIPSDNPNEQIWIQKIPRGVVVAITAWNFPLALAGRKLGPALVAGNSIIIKPTSETPLATLELGNLANKVGIPAGVINILTGPGRAMGNALVESPICKMVTMTGSTPVGQQIARNAAQNLTHVQLELGGKAPFIVFEDADIDAAVESALHSRFDNCGQVCTCNERMYVHEDIYDVFMKKFIAKTKALKVGNPLLEETDMGPKVNQNELEHMEHLVKVSIEEGATIATGGKRPTGAEFEKGYWFEPTVLTNVTQDMTIVHEESFGPILPVLKFKTFEEVIEYANDCEYGLAAMVFTNNMNTIMKCNDELEYGEIYVNRGHGEQHQGFHNGYKLSGSGGEDGKYGFEQYMEKKTFYIKHKA; via the coding sequence GAAAATGGAGAACATCTACTTCTGGTCAAACTATTGACATTATTAGTCCATCAACAGAAGAAGTAGTTGCTCGTGTACAAAATGGAACTGCAGAAGAAGCTCTTGAAACTTTGCAACTAGCTGATAAAGCTCAAAAAGAATGGAAAAAGTTACCTGCTCGTTCAAGAGCTGAGTTATTGTATAAATTAGCCCAAGAAATAAAAGCGAATTCAGATTATTTAGCTGAATTATTAGTTAAAGAACAAGGAAAATTATTAAAAGTAGCAAAAGGAGAAGTTGCTGTAACAGCTTCATTTATAGAATATGCTTGTGAAGGTGCTCGAAGAATTGAAGGAGATATCATCCCTTCAGACAATCCTAATGAACAAATTTGGATTCAAAAAATCCCAAGAGGAGTTGTTGTTGCAATTACCGCTTGGAATTTCCCATTGGCATTAGCTGGTCGTAAATTAGGCCCAGCACTAGTGGCTGGAAATTCTATTATAATTAAACCAACATCTGAAACTCCGTTAGCTACATTAGAATTAGGAAATTTAGCTAACAAAGTTGGAATTCCTGCAGGTGTAATTAATATTTTAACTGGACCAGGAAGAGCAATGGGTAATGCATTAGTTGAAAGCCCTATTTGTAAAATGGTAACTATGACAGGATCTACTCCTGTTGGTCAACAAATTGCACGTAACGCAGCACAAAACCTAACACACGTTCAATTAGAATTAGGAGGAAAAGCACCTTTTATTGTATTTGAAGACGCAGATATTGATGCTGCTGTGGAATCAGCATTACATTCACGTTTTGACAATTGCGGACAGGTATGTACTTGCAATGAGCGTATGTATGTACATGAAGATATTTACGATGTATTTATGAAAAAATTCATAGCTAAAACCAAAGCTTTAAAAGTTGGAAATCCTTTGCTAGAAGAAACTGATATGGGTCCTAAAGTAAATCAAAATGAGCTAGAACACATGGAACACCTAGTAAAAGTAAGTATTGAAGAAGGTGCCACTATAGCAACAGGAGGTAAAAGACCTACTGGAGCTGAATTTGAAAAAGGATATTGGTTTGAACCAACAGTTCTTACAAATGTAACTCAGGATATGACAATCGTTCACGAAGAATCTTTCGGACCAATTTTACCTGTATTAAAATTCAAAACTTTTGAAGAAGTAATTGAATATGCAAACGATTGTGAATATGGCTTAGCAGCAATGGTTTTTACCAACAATATGAACACAATTATGAAATGTAATGACGAATTAGAATACGGTGAAATCTATGTAAACAGAGGTCATGGAGAACAACATCAAGGTTTCCATAATGGTTACAAACTATCTGGATCTGGAGGAGAAGACGGAAAATATGGTTTTGAACAATATATGGAAAAGAAAACATTCTATATCAAACATAAAGCATAA